GGAGATCGAAGAAGATGGCGGCAAAGTTGACTATTTTAGCTGTGATATTCGAGAAGAAGACAACGTTAACACCATGGTCAAAGAGATCATCAGCAAGCATGGCCACATCAACGGTTTGCTTAACAATGCGGGAGGGCAATTCCCCTCCCCGCTCGCTACTATCAATCAAAAAGGTTGGGAAACCGTTGTTAGAACCAACTTAACAGGTGGTTTTCTGGTAGCTCGTGAGGTCTACACCCAGTCAATGTCTAAACATGGAGGTTCGATCGTAAATATCGTTGCAGACATGTGGGGCGGAATGCCGGGGATGGGACACTCCGGTGCGGCTAGAGCAGGCATGGTGAATTTTACCCAAACCGCAGCCATCGAATGGGGTGCTTCTGGCGTGCGTGTAAACGCTATCGCACCAGGTTGGGTGGCATCAAGCGGTATGGATAGCTATCCCCCTCATATGAAGCCCTTCATACTTTCGCTTAGAGATGCCGTGCCCCTTAAACGCCTGGGAACTGAATCTGAAATAAGCTCGGTTATCTGTTTCTTACTCAGTGAGGGGGCCAACTTTATTAGTGGCGACTGTATCAGGATTGATGGTGCTGCCTCCCAAGGCACACGAGTCTGGCCACTGCCTAACGCAAAAAATTCGGAGTCTTACAATGGATTTCATCGAGCAACGACCCCTAAGATATTTCAAGATGCAGAGCCTAAAAAAGACAAACCAAAAAACTGATTACAACAGCTAGCGGAACCTACTCATGCCAGTATTACAATCACAAATCGATACTCATTCAGTTGAGTTTCAAGAAAATTCGGAAGCAATGCAAACCTGCATTGATGAGTTTCGTGCAGTCGAACAGAAAGTCATAGATAAAGCGAATGAGTCAAAAGATAAGATTCATAAACGCGGCAAGCTGCTCCCGCGAGAGCGGCTGAAATTATTGCTTGACCGTGGAGCGCCTTTTCTCGAGATCTGCCCTTTGGCCGGCTATAAAATGCACGATGATAAAGACGGCTCAATGGCAGGCGGAGGCGTCATCTCAGGCATTGGTTATGTAGAGGGCGTTCGCTGCCTGATTATGGCCAGTAATAGCGCCATTAAAGGCGGTACTATTTCCCCTGCGGGGCTAGATAAGTCTTTACGGGTTCAAGAGATCGCCAAAGAGAATAAGCTGCCTATTATTACGATGGCTGAAAGTGGCGGAGCTAACCTTAATTATGCCACCGATATCTTCGTTCAGGGTGCTCGAGGTTTTGCCAATCAGGCTCGTTTATCCGCAGCAGGTATCCCCCAGGTCACAGTCGTGCATGGCAATGCTACTGCTGGCGGTGCTTATCAGCCCGGTCTTTCTGACTACAATATTGTAGTTAAAGATAAAGCCAAGATGTTTTTGGCAGGCCCTCCGCTACTTAAAGCGGCGACCGGAGAAGTCGCCACCGACGAGGAGCTTGGTGGTGCCGAGATGCATGCAACGGTTGCAGGTACAGCTGAATACATGGCCGAAGATGACTCAGATGGCATTCGCATAGCCCGAGAGATCGTTCGCAGCATCCCCTGGAATGAACAGCTTCCGTCTAAGCAAGAGAGACAGTGGAAAGAACCTTTATATTCGCCCAAAGAGCTGATCGGCGTTGTACCTTCCGATGCTAAACGACCTTATGATGTGCGTGAAGTCATCGCTCGCATTGCGGATGGTTCAGAATTTTTAGACTTTAAACCTCTTTTCGACAACCAAACCGTATGCGGCCATATCAACATTGAAGGCCACGCCTGCGGCATCATCGGTAACAACGGCCCTATCACCCCAAAAGGTGCAGCCAAAGCCGCGCAGTTTATTCAACTTTGCGAGCAATCTAACACCGCAATATTGTTCTTCCACAACACTACCGGCTTTATGGTCGGCACCGACTCAGAGCAAAACGGGGTTATCAAGCACGGTTCCAAAATGCTGCAAGCTGTTGCCAATGCAACCGTACCTAAACTCACTATTGTGATCGGCGGTTCTTATGGTGCGGGTAACTATGCGATGTGCGGCAGAGGTCTTGACCCTCGATTTATATTTGCATGGCCTAACAGCCGCACTGCCGTGATGGGTGGTGCGCAAGCGGGCAAGGTTTTACGTATTGTGACCGAAGAGAAGCATGCCAAAATGGGCAAAGAAGCAGACCCCAAAATGCTGGATATGATTGAGCAAGCCACGGCCCAAAAGTTAGATGCAGGCTCAACGCCACTGTATGGCACAGCAAGACTTTGGGATGACGGCTTAATTGACCCTCGGGATACACGCAGCATATTGGCATATTTGCTCGATATTTGTGCCGAAGCCACTGCCAGACCGTTACGTCCGACTCGCTTTGGCGTTTCACGGTTTTAGTAGCCGTGATGAAAGAAGGCAGTGCCCGCCCCGTGAAACGCTTTGGGTGCGACTGGAATCAAGGGAATGGTCGCTACTGAATGAAGAACCAACCCCTGATTCCGCTTCGCTGCATCAAGGCTACAAGGGCTAATACAACAACTAACACTGGATAACTCGTAGCCGTGATGAAAGGAGGGACGACTGGAATCAAGGAAATAACCACGATGAATTGCAAAACTAAAAACCCTGATTCCGCTTCGCTGCATCAAGGCTACAAGGGCAGTTAAACGACTAGAACAAGAAATATTAAAATATAAGGTAATCACCATGATATTTACACAAGAGCACAACGAGCTACGCCGTACCGTAAAGAACTTTGTTGAAAACGAAATTAACCCTTATTGCGATGAGTGGGAAGCTGCGGGAAGCTTCCCGATGCGGGAACTGTTCAAGAAGATGGGCGACCTAGGTTTATTAGGTATCAGTAAGCCTGAAGAGTATGGCGGCATGGGTCTTGATTACAGCTATAACATTGTCGCAGCTGAGGAGTTAGGCGCATCTCACTGTGGTGGCGTGCCACTATCAATTGGCGTGCAAACTGATATGTGTACACCTGCTCTAGCCCGTTTTGGTTCAGATGAACTCCGCAAAGAGTTTCTTGCCCCTTCAATTACCGGCGAGATGATCGGTTGTATTGGTGTCAGTGAACCAGGTGCAGGCTCAGACGTCGCGGGACTAAAAACGACCGCCAAAAAAGACGGTGACGACTATATTATCAATGGCACAAAGATGTGGATAACCAATGCGCCTAACGCAGATTTTATCTGCTTATTAGCCAACACATCTGATGACAAAGTACACGTCAACAAATCTCTTATCATTGTGCCAATGAATACACCCGGTATCACTGTTGCGCCAAAACTCGACAAACTGGGAATGCGCTCATCTGAAACAGCCCAAGTATTCTTCGATAACGTCCGTGTGCCACAGCGTAACCGAATTGGTAACGAAGGCATGGGCTTTATGATGCAAATGATGCAGTTCCAGGAAGAGCGCATGTTTGGGGCAGCCAACATACTCAAAGGCTTAGAAGGTTGTGTCAACAAAACCATTGACTACTGTAAAGAGCGAGAGACGTTTGGCCAGCCTCTGATTAACAACCAGGTTATTCACTTTCGTTTTGCAGAGTTACAAACTGAAATTGAAGCATTAAGAGCCCTTACCTATCAAGCGGTAGAGCTCTACCTCAGCGGTAAAGATGCAACACGCCTAGCCTCTATGGCCAAGTTAAAAGCAGGCCGACTCGGTCGTGAAGTCACCGACTCTTGCCTACAGTACTGGGGCGGCATGGGATATATGTGGGACAACCCAGTCTCTCGTAGCATGCGCGATATTCGTTTGGTATCCATTGGTGGCGGTGCCGACGAAATCATGTTGGGCATTATTTGTAAGATGATGGGGATTTTGCCGGGTAAGAAAAAGAAGTAGTGAGGTTAAGGGATTGCATCATTGCAAGCCCTTTTCGCGCCCAAATGGTGCTCCTACAAAAGAACTCTGTATTTTATACAACCATGTAGGAGCCGCCCTTAGCCGCGAAAAAGGCTAACCCAATCTAAAAGGGCAAAGCACACAAACCAAGACAAAGGTAGCTGATTACAGGACAGCTTAATTATGAATTTACCCACAACCGAAACATTACTTTTAGAACAAAAAGACCACGCACTACACATAACACTCAATCGTCCTAGCGTTCGCAATGCCATGAGCTTACAGATGGTTCATGAGCTAATGGCGGTATTTGAAAGTATCAAAGATGATCGCTCAGTTCGAGCAGTCGTACTGCGCGGTGCAGATGGTCACTTCTGTGCTGGCGGTGACATTAAAGATATGGCGGGTGCACGAGCAGCTGCCAGCAAAGCTGATGAGAACAGTGATCCGTTTTATACACTGAATCGCGAGTTTGGTCGCATGATTACTCAAGTAAACGCAGCCCCCCAGGTCGTTGTTGCGGTAGTCGAAGGCGCTGTACTTGGCGGAGGCTTTGGTCTGGCTTGTGTGTCTGATGTTGCTATTGCAGCAGAGTCAGCAAAGTTTGGTTTACCAGAAACAGGTCTGGGTATTCCGCCGGCACAGATTGCCCCTTTTGTGGTCAACCGAATCGGTTTAACCCAAGCAAGACGATTAGCGCTCTTGGGAGCTCGCTTTAATGGTAGTGAGGCAGCCAGACTGGGTATTGTCCATACGGTTTGCGATGAGGCAAATATCGACCAAGAACTGCAAGACGTGCTCGCACAGGTTAAACGCTGTGCTCCGGAAGCAAACATTATCACCAAGGCGCTTATTCTATCTGTCGGCAATCATGAGCTGGATACCGTCCTCGACAATGCTGCACAGTCTTTTTCAGACTGCGTACAGGGCCAAGAAGGACAAGAGGGCACCATGGCTTTCATACAAAAACGACGCCCTAGCTGGGCTGAAGACTGTAAGGAATAATAATATGTCGCTCAAATGTACGTTCTCAAAAGTGCTTGTTGCGAACCGTGGCGAGATAGCCGTTAGAGTCATTCGCACAGCCAAAAGTCTAGGATTCAAAACGGTAGCAGTGTATAGCGAAGCTGATGCCAACGCTCCGCATGTGATTGCTGCTGACGAAGCCGTTTGTATTGGCGCTGCCGCAGTCGGTGAGTCTTACCTTAAAGTGGATAATGTCATTAAAGCCGCCAAGCTCACAGGGGCTGATGCTATTCACCCTGGTTATGGCTTTTTATCAGAAAACGCCGACTTCGCCCGCACATGCCAAGACGAAGCTATTGAGTTTATTGGCCCACCCACAGGTGCTATATCACTAATGGGTAGCAAGCGCCTCTCTAAGATTGCAATGATCAATGCTGAAGTACCTTGTATTCCAGGGTATGAGGGCGAAGCGCAAGATGAAACGACGTTGATCAACGAAGCCAAGCGTATAGGCTTCCCGGTCATGATTAAAGCCTCCGCAGGTGGTGGTGGCCGAGGTATGCGTCTGGTCCATCAAGAATCTGAACTTTCAGAGCAGATTAAAACCGCACGATCAGAAGCTGAAAACGCCTTCGGGAACGGTGAATTGATTCTAGAGAAAGCCGTTATCCAACCTCGCCATATCGAAATACAAGTATTTGCAGACAAACATGGCAACGTTGTTTACTTGGGCGAACGGGATTGCTCTATTCAACGTCGTCATCAAAAAGTCGTTGAAGAAGCGCCCTCACCTTTTGTTGATGAAGCATTAAGAGCCCGCATGGGGGAGGCTGCTTGTCAGGCGGCTAGATCTTGTCAGTATGTGGGCGCAGGTACCGTAGAGTTTTTAGTGGATGCTGATAAGAACTTTTACTTTCTAGAAATGAATACCCGCTTGCAGGTTGAGCACCCTGTTACAGAGTTGGTCACTGGGACAGACCT
This genomic window from Alkalimarinus sediminis contains:
- a CDS encoding SDR family oxidoreductase, with the translated sequence MGYHSIYKDTLFEGKNIIVTGGGSGIGRCTAHEVAALGANVIIVGRKVEKLQQVAKEIEEDGGKVDYFSCDIREEDNVNTMVKEIISKHGHINGLLNNAGGQFPSPLATINQKGWETVVRTNLTGGFLVAREVYTQSMSKHGGSIVNIVADMWGGMPGMGHSGAARAGMVNFTQTAAIEWGASGVRVNAIAPGWVASSGMDSYPPHMKPFILSLRDAVPLKRLGTESEISSVICFLLSEGANFISGDCIRIDGAASQGTRVWPLPNAKNSESYNGFHRATTPKIFQDAEPKKDKPKN
- a CDS encoding acyl-CoA carboxylase subunit beta, giving the protein MPVLQSQIDTHSVEFQENSEAMQTCIDEFRAVEQKVIDKANESKDKIHKRGKLLPRERLKLLLDRGAPFLEICPLAGYKMHDDKDGSMAGGGVISGIGYVEGVRCLIMASNSAIKGGTISPAGLDKSLRVQEIAKENKLPIITMAESGGANLNYATDIFVQGARGFANQARLSAAGIPQVTVVHGNATAGGAYQPGLSDYNIVVKDKAKMFLAGPPLLKAATGEVATDEELGGAEMHATVAGTAEYMAEDDSDGIRIAREIVRSIPWNEQLPSKQERQWKEPLYSPKELIGVVPSDAKRPYDVREVIARIADGSEFLDFKPLFDNQTVCGHINIEGHACGIIGNNGPITPKGAAKAAQFIQLCEQSNTAILFFHNTTGFMVGTDSEQNGVIKHGSKMLQAVANATVPKLTIVIGGSYGAGNYAMCGRGLDPRFIFAWPNSRTAVMGGAQAGKVLRIVTEEKHAKMGKEADPKMLDMIEQATAQKLDAGSTPLYGTARLWDDGLIDPRDTRSILAYLLDICAEATARPLRPTRFGVSRF
- the atuD gene encoding citronellyl-CoA dehydrogenase encodes the protein MIFTQEHNELRRTVKNFVENEINPYCDEWEAAGSFPMRELFKKMGDLGLLGISKPEEYGGMGLDYSYNIVAAEELGASHCGGVPLSIGVQTDMCTPALARFGSDELRKEFLAPSITGEMIGCIGVSEPGAGSDVAGLKTTAKKDGDDYIINGTKMWITNAPNADFICLLANTSDDKVHVNKSLIIVPMNTPGITVAPKLDKLGMRSSETAQVFFDNVRVPQRNRIGNEGMGFMMQMMQFQEERMFGAANILKGLEGCVNKTIDYCKERETFGQPLINNQVIHFRFAELQTEIEALRALTYQAVELYLSGKDATRLASMAKLKAGRLGREVTDSCLQYWGGMGYMWDNPVSRSMRDIRLVSIGGGADEIMLGIICKMMGILPGKKKK
- a CDS encoding enoyl-CoA hydratase/isomerase family protein — its product is MNLPTTETLLLEQKDHALHITLNRPSVRNAMSLQMVHELMAVFESIKDDRSVRAVVLRGADGHFCAGGDIKDMAGARAAASKADENSDPFYTLNREFGRMITQVNAAPQVVVAVVEGAVLGGGFGLACVSDVAIAAESAKFGLPETGLGIPPAQIAPFVVNRIGLTQARRLALLGARFNGSEAARLGIVHTVCDEANIDQELQDVLAQVKRCAPEANIITKALILSVGNHELDTVLDNAAQSFSDCVQGQEGQEGTMAFIQKRRPSWAEDCKE